A genomic window from Sulfurospirillum multivorans DSM 12446 includes:
- a CDS encoding EAL domain-containing protein has product MKEIVSRIINDHLLQYAHPIVDAKSLSVEFYEILSRVGYGGNIEGPKEFMSEITPHQRYTMAKCILEKIKSYQKEHLSLSFSVNISSLEFEQGILQFLNELGIDKQIDPSRCIIEVSESMNTSNLVIEQMVDLKKKYGFRFALDDFGAGFSNFEQIFRSNGLYEFIKIDGSMVTGIQHDEAKKSTLGAFIQAIRFNNKKSIVEFVEDEEILKIVLELGADFLQGYVFGKPAPIEDFLGETKSFIAST; this is encoded by the coding sequence ATGAAAGAAATTGTTTCGCGAATAATTAATGACCATTTGCTTCAATATGCACATCCAATTGTTGACGCAAAATCGCTTTCAGTTGAATTCTACGAGATCCTTTCTCGCGTTGGCTATGGTGGCAATATTGAAGGACCTAAAGAGTTTATGAGTGAAATTACGCCTCATCAACGTTATACGATGGCAAAATGTATTTTGGAAAAAATCAAAAGTTACCAAAAAGAACATCTATCTTTGTCATTTTCAGTGAACATTTCTTCACTGGAGTTTGAGCAAGGAATATTGCAATTTTTAAATGAACTAGGGATTGATAAACAAATTGATCCTAGCCGTTGCATCATTGAAGTATCAGAATCTATGAATACTTCAAATCTTGTTATTGAGCAAATGGTTGATCTTAAAAAGAAATATGGTTTTCGATTTGCGTTGGATGATTTTGGTGCTGGATTTTCTAATTTTGAACAAATATTCCGATCAAATGGGTTGTACGAGTTCATAAAAATTGATGGTTCTATGGTCACAGGGATACAACACGACGAAGCCAAAAAGAGCACTCTAGGTGCTTTTATTCAAGCAATTCGATTTAACAATAAAAAATCGATCGTTGAGTTTGTTGAGGATGAAGAAATTCTCAAAATAGTTTTAGAGTTAGGTGCCGACTTCTTACAAGGGTATGTTTTTGGAAAGCCGGCTCCTATTGAAGATTTTCTAGGTGAGACAAAAAGCTTTATTGCCTCGACATAG
- a CDS encoding tyrosine-type recombinase/integrase, producing MSKAYYSSYYSYNQRLTDEELYRIFLTLPSKDDNFIVMFNVLLRTGIRVSEMLSIRKKDIYNENGLFFFKIKGKGLKYRMVAMPQNNFRPFYMSKIRSLNNDEYIFQTKKNTRITRQFVYRGIKKFFLQLGISKEQNGPHVLRHTFASKLYEKHQDIILVQECLGHTNIEITRKYIHLHISNLKKIADLYDDFCSDTLSVMFMFSITNVIRGIIFSIFI from the coding sequence ATGAGTAAAGCATATTATAGTTCTTATTATTCATACAACCAAAGACTTACCGATGAAGAGCTGTATCGAATATTTCTTACTTTGCCATCAAAAGATGATAATTTTATTGTCATGTTCAATGTATTGCTGAGAACTGGTATTCGCGTTAGTGAAATGCTAAGCATTAGGAAAAAAGACATCTACAATGAAAATGGGCTTTTTTTCTTCAAAATAAAAGGCAAAGGGCTAAAGTATAGAATGGTTGCAATGCCTCAAAATAATTTCCGACCTTTTTACATGTCAAAAATTAGATCACTAAATAATGACGAATATATCTTTCAGACGAAGAAAAATACACGAATCACCCGACAATTTGTTTATAGAGGAATAAAAAAGTTTTTTTTACAGCTTGGAATCTCAAAAGAGCAAAATGGACCGCATGTACTACGACATACCTTTGCAAGCAAATTGTACGAGAAACACCAAGATATTATTTTAGTTCAGGAATGCCTAGGTCATACGAATATTGAAATAACAAGAAAATATATCCATTTGCACATTTCAAATTTGAAAAAAATTGCAGATCTGTACGATGATTTTTGTAGTGATACTCTAAGTGTTATGTTTATGTTTTCAATCACAAATGTGATCCGAGGGATCATTTTTTCGATTTTTATCTAA
- a CDS encoding ASCH domain-containing protein, whose protein sequence is MTYTVLTVRQPWAYCIMYLGKDIENRTRKTNIRGTIAIHASKQVDYDAYYWLKAEGYDLPPIDKLVTGKILGMVDLIDCVQEHTSVWKEKGTWGYVLQKPQPLNEPIAAKGNLGFWKYSSESRLVSNA, encoded by the coding sequence ATGACTTACACCGTTTTAACTGTCAGACAACCTTGGGCGTATTGCATTATGTATTTGGGCAAAGATATCGAAAATCGTACACGTAAGACGAACATTCGAGGAACTATTGCAATACATGCTTCAAAACAGGTTGACTATGACGCGTATTACTGGCTGAAAGCAGAAGGCTATGATCTGCCTCCGATTGACAAGTTGGTCACGGGTAAGATTCTGGGCATGGTCGATCTCATTGATTGTGTTCAAGAGCACACTTCCGTTTGGAAAGAAAAAGGTACTTGGGGATACGTACTTCAAAAACCACAACCGCTTAATGAGCCTATAGCTGCTAAAGGAAATTTAGGTTTTTGGAAATACTCAAGTGAATCTAGGTTGGTTTCCAATGCATAG
- a CDS encoding WGR domain-containing protein, with protein sequence MRTSKVHLIRVIDSSHIRYYKIEISLTLFGEIIVERIYGNTAYRKCTGKITHFLDSIDEAHAHFKRIYGEKIKKGYRAKDTQWI encoded by the coding sequence ATGAGAACGTCAAAGGTGCACCTCATCAGGGTCATTGATTCTTCACACATTCGCTATTACAAAATTGAGATTTCTTTAACGCTATTTGGTGAGATTATTGTTGAACGCATTTACGGTAATACTGCCTATAGAAAATGCACGGGGAAAATCACCCATTTTTTAGACTCAATTGATGAAGCGCACGCTCATTTCAAGCGAATATATGGAGAGAAAATCAAAAAAGGTTATCGCGCAAAGGACACGCAGTGGATATAA
- a CDS encoding ferritin family protein: MRQYETYKCSKCGNEVEVQNVGGGKLTCCGQEMACITEDLTAVNLMKAFAGESQARNKYDLFADIALEEGWHAISRHFREAAENEKWHARAEFKAYHKLVDGAETEITLKNLDSAMAGEHYEHETMYPNFAKIAEEEGHKELARLFNAIGKVEVEHEREYKALQDAMREDGFFEDAEEEIWVCEVCGHIHRGKKAPKACPLCKVGQEYFKRQDLGI, encoded by the coding sequence ATGAGACAGTACGAGACATACAAATGCAGTAAATGCGGGAATGAAGTGGAAGTTCAAAATGTGGGTGGCGGTAAACTTACCTGTTGTGGTCAAGAGATGGCATGTATCACCGAAGATCTTACAGCGGTCAATCTGATGAAAGCATTTGCGGGAGAATCTCAAGCGCGTAATAAATATGACCTATTTGCAGACATTGCCTTGGAAGAGGGCTGGCATGCAATCTCTCGTCACTTTAGAGAAGCCGCTGAAAATGAAAAATGGCACGCAAGAGCTGAGTTTAAAGCCTACCATAAACTTGTAGATGGCGCAGAGACAGAGATAACACTTAAAAACCTTGATAGTGCAATGGCAGGTGAGCATTATGAGCATGAAACGATGTACCCCAATTTTGCAAAAATTGCTGAGGAAGAGGGACACAAAGAGCTTGCGCGTCTTTTTAATGCCATCGGTAAAGTAGAAGTTGAACACGAGCGCGAATACAAAGCCCTTCAAGATGCGATGAGAGAAGATGGTTTCTTTGAAGATGCCGAAGAAGAGATTTGGGTCTGTGAAGTGTGCGGACATATTCACAGAGGCAAAAAAGCACCCAAAGCGTGCCCTTTGTGTAAAGTCGGACAAGAGTATTTCAAACGCCAAGATTTAGGTATCTAA
- a CDS encoding NUDIX domain-containing protein → MKSKRSKTTTYVLGFAFDEFDNVLLIQKSHPEWMKDNYNGLGGKVELFEAPIDAMVREFKEESGIETFDSDWKQFATMRFDDGEIHVFKATLKHEVFINRPTLSCDESTVFGSKFEVGLLCTCVPYMDSLLSLASYDDLHVEISIPSAKNFNCYLNDQQNDRKRFLRYLADENSSMFIIDSQNSIPFIKNLLKIKGIESKFFFGASGCYRTSQLKRYIDPNKGEVICWSCIGRKDGWSDVTVIHPNFYESCFPTDKLVNF, encoded by the coding sequence ATGAAATCTAAACGATCAAAAACAACAACATATGTTTTAGGTTTTGCCTTTGATGAATTTGATAATGTCCTTTTGATCCAAAAATCGCATCCCGAATGGATGAAGGATAACTACAATGGACTAGGCGGCAAAGTTGAGTTGTTTGAAGCTCCGATAGATGCCATGGTAAGAGAATTTAAAGAAGAGTCAGGAATTGAAACATTTGATTCTGACTGGAAGCAATTTGCAACAATGCGTTTTGATGATGGTGAGATTCACGTTTTTAAAGCTACGCTGAAACATGAGGTTTTTATCAATAGACCTACTCTATCTTGCGATGAAAGCACAGTTTTTGGGAGTAAGTTTGAAGTTGGCTTATTATGTACGTGTGTGCCTTATATGGACAGTCTCTTATCCCTAGCCTCTTATGATGATTTACATGTAGAAATTTCAATCCCATCTGCAAAAAACTTCAATTGCTATCTCAATGATCAACAAAATGATCGCAAAAGATTTTTACGCTATTTAGCCGATGAAAACAGCAGTATGTTCATCATTGACTCACAAAACAGCATCCCTTTTATAAAGAATCTTCTCAAAATAAAAGGCATTGAATCTAAGTTCTTTTTTGGTGCTTCAGGATGCTATCGAACATCTCAATTAAAACGTTATATCGATCCAAACAAAGGCGAAGTGATTTGTTGGTCATGTATAGGCAGGAAAGATGGTTGGTCTGATGTAACAGTCATACATCCTAATTTCTATGAATCTTGTTTTCCGACTGACAAATTAGTCAATTTCTAA
- a CDS encoding cytochrome b/b6 domain-containing protein has product MAIFLGVTGWLGCTSFSVPHLMHDTAEFIFNEAEIVAGNGAKFILSRVIRGELYQYHFLVGIVMYAAMVIGVVLAFTKNGIKKNPITILFLISMTLLLVSGWFRYYRGTIPFMEVGYYRGLYRNIHHYSAWALLWTSVIHIIHMIYLNATKYRNIISRMFESGGFTLKMITGLSLLTLSAGMPLYADSQIQYESLRTFEKMSAPKEGDMDDLFLKGVIPSSRESAEVLADFYWAKKCTNSLDGVVMWNEKDKFCRSRKFAILLDLKERENDKDALYAYKAIVLSERINNCGKTSDAALFYDNLKK; this is encoded by the coding sequence ATGGCAATCTTTCTTGGGGTTACTGGGTGGCTTGGATGCACGTCTTTTTCGGTACCACACCTCATGCATGACACAGCAGAATTTATTTTCAATGAAGCAGAGATTGTAGCCGGCAACGGTGCAAAGTTCATCTTATCACGCGTGATTCGGGGTGAACTCTATCAGTATCATTTCCTCGTTGGAATCGTTATGTATGCCGCGATGGTTATAGGTGTTGTTTTGGCATTTACAAAAAATGGGATCAAGAAAAATCCGATCACTATTCTTTTCCTAATCTCAATGACACTTCTTTTGGTCTCCGGATGGTTTAGATACTACCGCGGAACCATTCCTTTTATGGAAGTTGGCTATTATCGCGGATTGTATCGAAATATCCATCACTATAGTGCCTGGGCGCTTTTGTGGACCAGCGTTATTCATATCATTCACATGATTTACCTAAACGCTACAAAGTACCGCAATATTATTTCGCGAATGTTTGAATCAGGTGGTTTTACTCTGAAGATGATCACTGGGTTGTCTTTGCTTACACTATCAGCGGGCATGCCCTTGTATGCTGACTCACAGATCCAATATGAGAGCCTTCGTACCTTTGAAAAGATGAGCGCACCCAAAGAGGGTGATATGGACGATCTATTTTTAAAAGGTGTTATTCCCTCATCACGGGAAAGTGCTGAGGTCTTAGCGGACTTTTACTGGGCAAAGAAGTGTACAAACTCTCTCGATGGTGTTGTAATGTGGAACGAAAAGGATAAGTTTTGCAGAAGCCGTAAGTTTGCGATCTTGCTCGATCTAAAAGAGCGCGAAAACGATAAAGATGCTCTTTATGCCTACAAAGCCATCGTTCTATCTGAACGTATCAACAATTGCGGTAAGACAAGTGATGCAGCGCTCTTCTATGATAATCTCAAAAAGTGA
- a CDS encoding TonB-dependent receptor produces MKKHFTLSVICASMLLANDVYELPSVVITGSGTKSASKNAETTNGINEGFLNKSVKVGSLGNFKASDAPYQINSIPKEVIEDQQAIGLEDIIKYVPSAQIEMRGGAEVGRPQTRGFRSDVVSNTFYDGLQVFAVTAKPMEQFENVEILNGIAGTLYGPQTPSGIFNFVEKRPTTTFYNSITTSYSEDANFGVHGDFGGREGILGYRINLVKQGGEGYVSNSELERELVAIALDWHVSDSAIIETNFSHYNYKKEGYAGSFVMPILSGGVARYTLPSPVDSSKAGLGQEYAGMDLETTTASTKLKYSINPDWYFEGGYLYQRSDRSIYGVSNTFTNNVGGYQAVQTTLSAPGRTDINSWMAHVNTNAVDALGLDHGIAFGGNGYQLTGYSNRNTSGTTAILGNANIYNPLVFGEPTSFNGNIDRYKSSLSDINNLIVGDTITFNKQWQTILTMSNSWLNQYSYSTTGAKTKTYDEQGQSYAVSVIYKPIDNLSFYSTYADSIQAGSSGTNADGSTTILEPARSKQYEIGAKTTLYNIDISSALFQISRPIAYQGDDGIYAEKGEQRNRGIELMAGGKIIENLSMLGGVTYLNAELQDAMLKTLNGKQIIGVPEWQYNVLFDYLLPISTGTLGFSANFHYTDDRPLDEANSQFASDYYTIDLGARYITKHFLGDKTTFRLTVNNITNEKYWSGVFAAGSMDGFGTASPRGAQVFLGEPRRFIASMQVNF; encoded by the coding sequence ATGAAAAAACATTTTACATTAAGTGTGATATGTGCATCGATGCTTCTAGCAAATGACGTTTATGAGCTTCCGTCGGTTGTTATTACAGGTAGCGGTACCAAATCAGCTTCAAAAAATGCTGAAACAACTAATGGCATTAACGAAGGTTTTTTAAACAAAAGTGTCAAAGTAGGTTCCCTTGGTAATTTCAAAGCTTCTGATGCACCTTATCAAATCAACTCGATTCCGAAAGAAGTCATCGAAGATCAGCAAGCAATTGGCTTAGAAGACATCATTAAATATGTTCCTTCTGCTCAAATTGAAATGCGAGGAGGTGCTGAGGTTGGTCGTCCTCAAACGCGCGGCTTCCGCTCCGATGTAGTCTCAAATACCTTCTACGATGGGTTGCAAGTATTTGCGGTCACGGCTAAACCCATGGAGCAGTTTGAAAATGTTGAAATCCTAAATGGTATTGCAGGAACTCTCTATGGTCCTCAAACGCCATCTGGTATTTTTAACTTCGTTGAAAAACGACCAACGACTACTTTTTACAATAGCATTACAACTAGCTATTCGGAAGATGCAAACTTTGGAGTGCATGGTGATTTTGGGGGACGTGAGGGTATTTTAGGATACCGCATCAATCTTGTAAAACAAGGTGGCGAGGGATATGTAAGTAATAGTGAACTTGAAAGGGAACTTGTTGCAATTGCGCTTGATTGGCATGTGAGCGATAGTGCCATCATTGAAACAAACTTTAGTCACTATAACTACAAAAAAGAGGGATATGCAGGAAGCTTTGTGATGCCTATTCTTAGCGGAGGCGTTGCGCGATACACACTCCCAAGCCCTGTTGATAGTTCAAAAGCTGGCTTAGGACAAGAATATGCCGGTATGGACTTGGAAACCACCACTGCCAGTACAAAACTCAAATACAGCATCAATCCTGATTGGTACTTTGAAGGTGGTTATTTATACCAAAGATCTGATCGTAGTATTTATGGTGTAAGTAATACATTCACCAACAATGTTGGGGGCTATCAAGCCGTCCAAACCACTCTCTCTGCTCCAGGAAGAACAGACATTAATAGCTGGATGGCACACGTCAATACCAATGCTGTCGATGCGCTTGGATTAGACCATGGAATTGCATTTGGTGGCAACGGATATCAGCTTACAGGATACTCTAATCGAAATACTTCTGGAACAACGGCAATCCTTGGAAATGCCAATATTTATAATCCATTGGTGTTCGGGGAGCCAACTTCATTTAATGGGAACATTGATCGCTATAAATCATCTCTAAGCGATATTAATAACCTTATTGTGGGCGATACGATTACATTTAACAAGCAGTGGCAAACTATTCTTACGATGAGTAATAGTTGGTTAAACCAATACAGCTATTCTACTACAGGTGCAAAAACAAAGACCTACGACGAACAAGGTCAAAGTTATGCCGTTAGTGTGATCTACAAGCCAATTGACAATTTAAGCTTCTACTCAACCTATGCTGATTCTATTCAAGCAGGGTCTAGCGGTACTAATGCAGATGGAAGCACTACTATACTTGAGCCAGCACGCAGTAAACAGTATGAAATTGGTGCTAAAACAACCCTCTACAATATTGACATTTCAAGCGCGCTCTTCCAAATTTCACGCCCGATCGCTTACCAAGGTGATGATGGAATTTATGCCGAAAAAGGTGAGCAACGCAATCGAGGTATTGAGTTAATGGCCGGTGGAAAAATTATTGAGAACCTAAGTATGCTTGGTGGCGTAACCTATCTCAATGCAGAGCTTCAAGATGCAATGCTTAAAACGCTCAATGGCAAGCAAATTATTGGCGTTCCTGAATGGCAATACAACGTCTTGTTTGATTATCTGCTACCGATCAGCACTGGTACACTTGGCTTTAGTGCAAATTTCCACTATACCGATGATCGACCGCTTGATGAAGCAAACTCACAATTTGCGAGTGACTACTATACGATCGATCTTGGCGCGCGTTACATCACCAAACATTTTCTTGGGGATAAAACCACTTTTAGGTTAACTGTAAACAACATTACAAATGAAAAATATTGGTCAGGTGTATTCGCAGCAGGATCTATGGATGGCTTTGGCACGGCAAGCCCAAGAGGCGCTCAAGTATTTCTTGGTGAACCAAGGCGCTTTATTGCATCAATGCAAGTTAATTTCTAA
- a CDS encoding energy transducer TonB, with protein MRARDCFMDDSRSKRYDIIGFSLSIFLHVTVALILFLDFSFIQKPKRHQESIQIELIEIDRIITAPIQEEKRALPNESKNLDTTGIVSEPKKISEKDFEANTKHPIEKIDFELIKRKILANLIFPPIAQQNAWFGTVQLAITINEMGQLVSSKINQTSGKKIFDDVVLMAVEKLKFDVLPKPSVTSTLLFDIEFTR; from the coding sequence ATGAGAGCGAGAGATTGTTTTATGGATGATTCGAGGAGTAAGCGATACGATATTATAGGCTTTTCCCTCTCAATATTCTTACATGTAACAGTCGCTTTGATTCTTTTTTTGGATTTTTCTTTTATTCAAAAACCAAAGAGGCATCAAGAATCGATTCAGATAGAACTTATTGAAATCGATCGGATCATAACGGCACCAATACAAGAAGAGAAGAGGGCATTGCCTAATGAGTCTAAAAATTTGGATACTACTGGTATCGTCAGTGAACCTAAAAAAATCTCAGAAAAAGATTTTGAGGCGAATACAAAGCATCCCATTGAAAAAATTGATTTTGAGCTCATTAAACGGAAGATTTTAGCTAATCTAATTTTCCCTCCTATTGCACAGCAAAACGCTTGGTTTGGTACCGTACAACTGGCTATTACGATCAATGAGATGGGACAGCTTGTTTCTTCAAAAATCAATCAAACATCAGGGAAAAAGATCTTTGATGATGTCGTTCTAATGGCTGTGGAGAAATTGAAATTTGATGTACTGCCGAAACCAAGCGTTACAAGTACTCTTTTATTCGATATTGAATTTACAAGGTAA
- a CDS encoding uracil-DNA glycosylase, with product MPNITAFIASLANRENSETVTNPYLNKAKAHNLEVYLRAALENPHIVFIGEAPGYHGCAKTGIPFTSNDQLKIGVHPFIDSIVAQIHSTDPDSEMTAKCFWEAMAQNNIIPIPWNVFPFHPHLLGNSASNRTPSEDEIEEGTEYLYDLLNLVSHKCIIAIGGKAHGLLTILQIEHLHVRHPSFGGQTIFKSQLLEWFGGKNV from the coding sequence ATGCCTAACATTACCGCATTTATTGCTTCTCTAGCAAACAGAGAGAACAGTGAAACAGTTACAAACCCATACCTGAACAAAGCAAAAGCACACAATCTTGAAGTTTACCTCCGCGCTGCGCTTGAGAACCCACATATTGTTTTTATCGGAGAAGCACCCGGCTATCACGGATGTGCAAAAACAGGTATTCCATTTACAAGCAATGACCAGTTAAAAATCGGGGTACACCCGTTCATTGATTCCATTGTTGCTCAAATTCACTCCACCGATCCTGATAGTGAAATGACCGCAAAATGCTTTTGGGAAGCGATGGCTCAGAACAACATCATCCCCATACCTTGGAACGTCTTTCCTTTTCATCCGCATCTACTTGGCAACTCAGCTTCTAATAGAACGCCAAGTGAAGACGAGATTGAAGAGGGAACGGAGTACCTCTATGATCTTCTTAATTTGGTCTCCCACAAATGCATAATTGCCATTGGCGGGAAAGCGCACGGTCTGCTCACTATCTTACAAATTGAACACTTACATGTAAGACACCCAAGCTTCGGCGGCCAAACGATCTTTAAAAGCCAACTGCTTGAATGGTTTGGAGGAAAGAATGTCTAA
- a CDS encoding DUF5131 family protein, whose protein sequence is MSSNKIEWTQHTWNPVIGCSKISEGCQNCYAQNMAQRLQSMGCKGYENSFEMFESIINQVGMSLSKRRLNLSDEKLLQNDIASAFDHSSIAYEREVKIKDKSIVDFMIGTLAIEVKIRGNGSAMSIYRQIERYCDSDQVEAILLLTSKTMTLPETINGKAVYVLSLGKTQL, encoded by the coding sequence ATGTCAAGCAATAAAATCGAATGGACACAACACACCTGGAATCCAGTTATAGGATGCTCAAAGATCAGTGAAGGCTGTCAAAATTGCTACGCACAGAATATGGCACAACGCCTTCAATCTATGGGTTGCAAAGGCTATGAAAATAGTTTTGAAATGTTTGAGTCCATAATCAATCAAGTTGGTATGTCCTTGAGCAAAAGACGTTTAAATCTTTCTGATGAAAAACTCCTTCAGAATGATATTGCATCGGCATTCGATCATTCTAGTATTGCGTATGAAAGAGAAGTGAAAATAAAAGATAAGAGTATTGTGGATTTCATGATTGGTACGCTTGCTATTGAGGTTAAGATTCGAGGAAATGGTAGCGCCATGAGTATTTATCGCCAAATAGAACGTTATTGTGATAGCGACCAAGTTGAGGCAATTCTTCTCTTAACTTCAAAAACCATGACATTGCCAGAAACGATTAACGGCAAAGCAGTCTATGTATTATCTTTAGGGAAAACACAACTATGA
- a CDS encoding SNF2-related protein yields MEDIEPHVSIRLKKLFPKIPIYQVSPFHFKNTPDICSELEWFMIRYPLVISKQDFKLLKRGSKEFERILVDLDSILLPNFEPRSFKDIFIHENKQPRHYQWQMAELVTKKHVSLCADVMGLGKTITGIATIALNIQYGYAAVVVPTHLVKQWKDKIEEFTNLTVHIIKKGSPYNLPKADVYLFKYGMIRGWTEIFEKRFFYTVIFDEIQELRRGTVSQRGAAAKIICAHTTVRLGMSGTPIYGYGGEIWNIYNILQEGVLGTEYEFHLEWCTSLGNDKYKVNDPEALGQYLREHHLLIRRTKQDVGIEIGRVTRIIETVSYEENYIKSFEEIAKQLAITATTGSFVQRGQASMELDMKAHQITGIAKARGVAEIVKVLLESGEPVLLSGWHREVYKIWLDTLSEYNPVLYTGTETSQQKEKNKQAFISGQTNLIIISNRSGAGLDGLQFRCSTLIVGELDWSPKTHEQLEFRLDREGQPYPIMVIYPVADGGSDPVIMDLCGLKNSQADGIVDPDGKKDISYGSDETRIKKLVEYYLNK; encoded by the coding sequence ATGGAAGATATTGAACCACATGTTTCTATCCGGCTAAAAAAGCTTTTTCCAAAAATCCCAATTTACCAGGTATCACCGTTCCATTTTAAAAATACTCCAGACATTTGCTCAGAGCTTGAATGGTTTATGATTAGATATCCACTTGTAATCAGTAAACAAGATTTCAAACTTCTCAAAAGAGGTTCAAAAGAATTTGAACGTATTTTGGTAGATCTTGATTCAATTTTATTGCCTAATTTTGAACCAAGATCTTTTAAAGATATTTTCATCCACGAGAATAAACAGCCAAGACATTACCAATGGCAAATGGCTGAACTTGTTACTAAAAAACATGTTTCACTTTGTGCAGACGTCATGGGGCTTGGTAAAACGATTACAGGTATTGCAACAATCGCTCTAAACATCCAATATGGATATGCTGCCGTAGTGGTACCTACACACCTTGTAAAACAATGGAAAGACAAAATTGAAGAATTTACAAACCTTACGGTTCATATTATTAAAAAAGGTTCGCCTTACAACTTACCAAAAGCTGATGTCTATTTATTCAAGTATGGAATGATCCGAGGTTGGACAGAGATTTTTGAAAAGAGATTTTTTTATACAGTCATATTTGATGAAATCCAAGAGTTAAGACGTGGCACAGTGAGTCAAAGAGGCGCCGCTGCAAAAATTATTTGTGCTCACACGACGGTTCGATTAGGCATGTCAGGTACGCCAATCTATGGCTATGGTGGAGAGATATGGAATATTTACAACATTTTACAAGAAGGTGTCCTTGGTACGGAGTACGAATTTCATCTTGAGTGGTGTACTTCCCTTGGTAATGACAAATATAAAGTCAATGATCCTGAAGCTCTTGGTCAATATTTACGCGAACATCATCTGCTTATTAGAAGAACTAAACAAGATGTGGGAATCGAAATAGGAAGGGTTACGCGTATTATCGAGACGGTTTCGTATGAAGAAAACTATATCAAGTCTTTTGAAGAGATTGCCAAACAATTAGCCATAACAGCAACAACAGGTAGTTTCGTTCAAAGGGGTCAAGCTTCTATGGAACTTGATATGAAAGCGCACCAAATAACTGGTATTGCAAAAGCTAGGGGCGTGGCTGAGATTGTAAAAGTTCTTTTAGAATCAGGTGAACCCGTACTTCTCTCAGGATGGCATCGAGAAGTTTATAAAATTTGGCTAGATACTTTAAGCGAATACAACCCTGTGCTTTACACAGGAACTGAAACTTCTCAACAAAAAGAGAAAAACAAGCAAGCATTTATCTCAGGTCAAACAAACCTAATAATCATTTCCAATCGCTCTGGGGCTGGATTAGACGGTTTACAGTTTAGATGTTCCACATTGATTGTTGGAGAGCTTGATTGGAGTCCAAAGACGCACGAACAGCTTGAATTTAGGCTTGATCGTGAAGGACAACCTTATCCAATTATGGTTATTTACCCTGTCGCTGATGGTGGAAGTGATCCCGTTATTATGGATCTATGTGGACTCAAAAATTCACAAGCGGACGGTATTGTTGATCCTGATGGTAAGAAAGATATTTCCTATGGCTCTGATGAAACTAGAATTAAAAAACTCGTTGAATATTACCTAAATAAGTAA